One window of Actinomycetota bacterium genomic DNA carries:
- a CDS encoding DNA topoisomerase I, which translates to MKLIITEKNTTARRISTILSDGRAKPLSKSRNPIYVFRSNGDEVHCLGLKGHILKVDFPTRYQQWQEVEPRELIHADIVKVPTNKSLIKTVQSEARKADEVIIATDFDREGELIGVDAINLIREVRPDIRVRRARFSALTPQEIKRVFAQLEEPYYNLASAGEARQDIDLIWGASLTRFISLASTRLGKKFLSVGRVQSPTLALIVDRERERREFVPEPFWTLKIECSKDGESFHALHARERFPSEEEALEAYARLTDRALVQEVKSTERSVRPPVPFNTTGLLAAAASLGFSAAKAMSIAENLYINGYISYPRVDNTVYPPSLDLRGILRELAKSAELGELSRELLKKDKLSPTRGKKESTDHPPVHPTAAASRGDLTQQEWKIYELVARRFMATLAGEAVVLSVRADLVCGGEPFIARGTRTTEEGWYRYYPYGRKKETDLPHLAAGEEVEVTERQEPKRGETQPPPRYSQGKLIEKMEELGLGTKSTRHAIIESLYERGYIYGDPIAPTETGIAVTEALRKFADHISSPEMTALLERDMDAIVEGKETRVEVVDKSREMLSRVMKQLEASRAEVAAEIRNGIKEDRVLGTCPACGADLRVVRAKKSKKRFVGCSDYPQCNVTYPLPQSGNVVPTGEVCPQCSSPRVKVVNKGRRPWVLCLDTSCPSKKEGAPPGKADGDTEVETDPATAADAGTEAPVGESAETGGGTSGEIPGGPSGERG; encoded by the coding sequence ATGAAACTTATCATAACGGAGAAGAACACGACGGCACGGCGCATCTCCACCATCCTCTCGGATGGCAGGGCGAAGCCGCTTTCCAAGTCACGCAACCCCATCTACGTGTTCCGCTCCAACGGCGACGAGGTGCACTGCCTGGGCCTCAAGGGCCACATCCTCAAGGTGGACTTTCCCACCCGCTACCAGCAATGGCAGGAAGTGGAACCGCGGGAACTCATTCACGCCGACATAGTGAAGGTGCCCACCAACAAGTCCCTCATCAAGACGGTGCAGAGCGAGGCGCGCAAGGCGGACGAGGTGATCATCGCGACCGACTTCGACCGGGAGGGTGAGCTGATAGGGGTCGATGCCATCAACCTCATCCGCGAGGTGCGTCCGGACATCAGGGTGCGCAGGGCGCGCTTCTCCGCCCTCACCCCCCAGGAGATCAAGCGGGTCTTCGCTCAGTTGGAGGAGCCCTATTACAACCTGGCCTCGGCGGGTGAGGCGCGCCAGGACATCGACCTCATCTGGGGGGCGAGCCTCACCCGCTTCATCAGCCTGGCCTCCACGCGGCTTGGAAAGAAGTTCCTTTCCGTGGGAAGGGTGCAGAGCCCCACCCTGGCCCTCATCGTGGACCGCGAGAGGGAGCGCCGGGAATTCGTGCCCGAACCTTTCTGGACCTTGAAGATAGAATGCAGCAAGGACGGGGAGAGCTTCCACGCGTTGCACGCGCGGGAGCGCTTTCCAAGCGAGGAGGAGGCGCTGGAGGCGTACGCGCGGCTGACGGACAGGGCCCTGGTGCAGGAGGTCAAGTCGACGGAGAGGAGTGTGAGGCCTCCCGTGCCCTTCAACACCACCGGGCTGCTCGCCGCCGCCGCCTCCCTGGGCTTCTCGGCCGCCAAGGCCATGAGTATCGCCGAGAACCTCTACATAAACGGTTACATCAGCTACCCGCGCGTGGACAACACCGTCTATCCCCCCTCGCTCGATTTAAGGGGCATTCTGCGCGAGCTGGCCAAGAGCGCGGAGCTGGGGGAGCTGAGCCGGGAGCTGCTGAAGAAGGACAAGCTCTCACCCACCCGGGGAAAGAAGGAATCCACGGACCACCCGCCCGTGCATCCAACCGCCGCGGCCTCCCGCGGCGACCTCACGCAGCAGGAATGGAAGATATATGAGCTGGTGGCGCGGCGCTTCATGGCCACGCTGGCCGGCGAGGCGGTTGTGCTGTCGGTGCGCGCGGACCTCGTCTGCGGAGGGGAGCCCTTCATCGCGCGCGGCACGCGCACGACGGAGGAGGGCTGGTACCGCTACTATCCCTACGGCCGCAAGAAGGAAACCGACCTCCCGCATCTCGCCGCGGGTGAGGAAGTGGAGGTCACGGAAAGGCAGGAGCCCAAGCGCGGCGAAACCCAGCCGCCGCCTCGCTACAGCCAGGGCAAGCTCATCGAGAAGATGGAGGAGCTGGGCCTGGGCACCAAGTCCACGCGGCACGCCATCATCGAAAGCCTTTACGAGCGCGGCTATATCTACGGGGACCCCATCGCTCCCACGGAGACCGGTATAGCGGTGACCGAGGCCCTGCGCAAGTTCGCCGACCACATCTCGTCGCCCGAGATGACGGCGCTCCTGGAGCGCGACATGGACGCCATCGTGGAGGGCAAGGAGACACGCGTGGAGGTGGTGGACAAGTCGCGCGAGATGCTCTCCCGGGTGATGAAGCAGCTCGAGGCGAGCAGGGCGGAGGTGGCGGCGGAGATACGCAACGGCATCAAGGAGGACCGCGTCCTGGGGACCTGCCCGGCCTGCGGGGCCGACCTGAGGGTGGTGCGTGCGAAGAAGAGCAAGAAGAGGTTCGTGGGTTGCAGCGATTATCCCCAGTGCAACGTCACCTATCCCCTGCCGCAGAGCGGCAACGTGGTGCCTACCGGCGAGGTCTGTCCGCAGTGCTCCTCCCCGCGGGTGAAGGTGGTGAACAAGGGTCGCAGACCCTGGGTCCTCTGCCTGGACACTTCCTGCCCCAGCAAGAAGGAGGGGGCTCCTCCCGGGAAGGCGGACGGGGATACGGAGGTGGAGACGGACCCTGCGACCGCCGCGGATGCGGGCACGGAAGCCCCCGTGGGAGAGAGCGCGGAAACGGGCGGCGGGACCTCGGGGGAGATCCCCGGCGGCCCTTCCGGGGAGAGGGGGTAG
- a CDS encoding MBL fold metallo-hydrolase gives MKVHYMNCGTMHPRVAYWLAPHLDRVPCLCLLVEAGDRLVLVDAGFGVEDMRNPRRLGRDNLLLNLRPDESQTALRRLQHMGFDPRDVSDIVCTHLDRDHAGGLADFPHARVHVSATERDVALHPVSRSERERYRRCHFAHGPRWVTYEAAAGGRWFGMDGVAELSGVPGGILLVPLPGHTRGHCGVAVETGEGWLLHCGDAYYVQEELRVAGPAPVGIRGFRLVAHVDHAAAMHQVKKLKGLLGDHGGSVRLLSAHDQFSYRHIFGSPL, from the coding sequence ATGAAGGTACACTACATGAACTGCGGGACCATGCACCCCCGCGTGGCCTACTGGCTGGCACCGCACCTCGACCGGGTCCCCTGCCTCTGCCTGCTCGTCGAGGCCGGCGACCGCCTGGTGCTGGTGGATGCCGGCTTCGGTGTCGAGGACATGAGGAACCCGCGAAGGTTGGGCAGGGACAACCTGCTACTCAACCTGCGTCCGGACGAGTCCCAGACGGCCCTGCGCCGCTTGCAGCACATGGGCTTCGATCCCCGGGATGTGAGCGACATCGTCTGTACCCACCTGGACAGGGACCATGCAGGCGGGCTGGCGGATTTTCCCCATGCCCGGGTGCACGTCAGCGCGACGGAGCGCGACGTTGCGCTGCACCCCGTGAGCAGGAGCGAGAGGGAGCGCTACCGCCGCTGCCATTTCGCGCACGGACCTCGCTGGGTGACCTACGAGGCCGCGGCGGGCGGCAGGTGGTTCGGCATGGACGGGGTGGCGGAACTTTCCGGCGTGCCGGGGGGCATCTTGCTGGTCCCCCTGCCGGGGCATACCAGGGGCCACTGCGGCGTGGCGGTGGAGACGGGCGAGGGCTGGCTGCTGCACTGCGGAGACGCTTACTACGTCCAGGAGGAACTGCGGGTCGCGGGACCGGCTCCCGTCGGCATCCGGGGCTTCCGGCTGGTGGCCCACGTCGACCACGCGGCGGCCATGCACCAGGTGAAGAAGCTCAAGGGGCTCTTGGGGGACCACGGCGGTTCCGTGCGGCTCCTCTCCGCGCACGACCAGTTCTCCTACCGGCATATCTTCGGCAGCCCGCTCTGA
- a CDS encoding alpha/beta hydrolase, with amino-acid sequence MTLKDLFTTFCLVSGQTERAANRLGVSYFLPQLFRLRYANMGKLDPGVFARELGDLKSFRESAWCGYWNGIAAGYEEEAERLLASQDAEEHAKGKETLVKAITYYTVSAFPGTTPMRMEAYHKARGLCDRLVPLLDDLMRPVTLEAAGERVAGYERFPADEGKYPMVIITNGLEGTVQEISLPLLAYRDARMGVFLMEMPGTYSYRRPMSPASQDVYRAVIEHYASHPRVDASRMAMVGVSFGGYWSARMAAASERLRCAVACGAPLHHAFGPGNSLGIPEIIVSALVKVTGASGIRDMAARLEELSFEGNDLYRKIEIPLLVINGDRDTLLGTKDSIVLAARAPRAFLKLYENDDHCAMGHYREWLDLTFEWLQTYLGAQAAPRAPHSDPGCSGNGKTWG; translated from the coding sequence ATGACGCTCAAGGACCTGTTCACCACCTTCTGCCTGGTCTCGGGTCAGACGGAAAGGGCCGCGAACCGGCTGGGGGTGAGTTACTTCCTCCCCCAGCTCTTCCGGCTGCGTTATGCCAACATGGGGAAGCTCGATCCCGGCGTCTTCGCGCGGGAACTCGGCGACCTCAAGTCCTTCCGGGAGTCCGCGTGGTGCGGGTACTGGAACGGCATCGCCGCGGGGTACGAGGAAGAGGCGGAAAGGCTCCTGGCCTCGCAGGACGCGGAAGAACACGCAAAGGGGAAGGAAACCCTCGTCAAGGCGATAACCTACTACACGGTGAGCGCCTTTCCGGGCACCACGCCCATGAGGATGGAGGCCTACCACAAGGCCCGCGGGCTCTGCGACCGTCTTGTTCCCCTCCTGGACGACCTCATGCGTCCCGTGACCCTGGAGGCGGCGGGGGAGCGGGTGGCGGGCTACGAGCGCTTTCCCGCGGACGAGGGAAAGTATCCCATGGTAATAATTACCAATGGATTGGAGGGGACGGTGCAGGAGATCTCCCTCCCCCTGCTGGCCTACCGGGACGCGCGCATGGGTGTTTTCCTCATGGAGATGCCGGGGACCTATTCCTACCGGCGCCCCATGTCCCCCGCCTCGCAGGACGTCTACCGCGCGGTCATCGAACATTACGCATCCCATCCCAGGGTGGACGCGTCGCGCATGGCCATGGTGGGGGTGAGCTTCGGCGGCTACTGGTCCGCGCGCATGGCGGCGGCGAGCGAGAGGCTCCGTTGCGCCGTGGCCTGCGGCGCGCCCCTGCACCATGCCTTCGGTCCCGGCAATTCCCTGGGCATACCGGAGATCATCGTCTCCGCGCTCGTGAAGGTCACCGGCGCGAGCGGCATCAGGGACATGGCCGCGCGACTGGAAGAACTTTCCTTTGAGGGAAACGACCTCTACCGGAAGATCGAGATCCCCCTCCTGGTCATCAACGGGGACCGCGACACCCTGCTGGGAACGAAGGATTCCATCGTGCTCGCCGCCAGGGCGCCGCGGGCCTTCCTGAAGCTGTACGAGAACGACGACCACTGCGCCATGGGGCATTACCGGGAATGGCTGGACCTCACCTTCGAGTGGCTGCAGACGTACCTGGGCGCCCAGGCAGCTCCGCGGGCGCCGCATAGCGACCCGGGATGTTCCGGGAACGGGAAGACATGGGGATGA
- a CDS encoding alpha/beta fold hydrolase — translation MAEHGLMQAVKKGALFAAAGTAGWATYSYRKMHKPVPTEEEARAYARSLMERVGLGELFGTWREEWLQAGERKLALYHFESKPGDPVVVFIPGTSVYALLYVELLYKLSREGFNVVGFDPRGHGMSEGLRGVYTLGELADDARAVIDHAASVYGDRVAVSGSSQGGMVAFYCAAAEPRLKAAVCHNVIAPDEPDNERMTRWPGLYGPLLKFSRLPLVRAITASPLGRFMVPVSAYLDLAAEPCRLYPDLKGFFREDPLAVNAVSLSALASLGSTPLAVRVEEIRTPIMVIHSGQDNIFPEDYVRRVYDRLTCEKEFLYLPARPHLVTIDYVDEIVPPVAEWLRKVMG, via the coding sequence ATGGCGGAGCATGGTCTCATGCAGGCGGTGAAGAAAGGGGCTTTGTTCGCGGCGGCAGGCACGGCGGGTTGGGCAACCTACAGCTATCGCAAGATGCATAAGCCCGTCCCCACGGAGGAGGAGGCCAGGGCGTATGCCCGCTCGCTCATGGAGAGGGTGGGCCTGGGCGAACTCTTCGGCACCTGGAGGGAGGAGTGGCTGCAGGCGGGAGAGAGGAAGCTGGCCCTCTACCATTTCGAGAGCAAGCCCGGTGACCCGGTCGTGGTCTTCATTCCCGGAACCAGCGTGTACGCGCTGCTCTACGTGGAGCTGCTCTACAAGTTGAGCCGGGAGGGCTTCAACGTGGTGGGGTTCGACCCGCGGGGTCACGGCATGAGCGAGGGGCTGCGCGGGGTCTATACCCTGGGCGAGCTGGCGGATGACGCGCGCGCGGTGATAGACCATGCCGCCTCCGTCTACGGGGACCGCGTGGCGGTCTCGGGTTCCAGCCAGGGGGGCATGGTGGCCTTCTACTGCGCGGCGGCGGAGCCGCGCCTTAAGGCGGCCGTCTGCCACAACGTGATCGCGCCCGATGAGCCGGACAACGAGCGCATGACGCGCTGGCCGGGTCTCTACGGGCCCCTGCTGAAGTTCTCGCGGCTGCCCTTGGTGCGCGCGATAACCGCTTCCCCCCTGGGACGCTTCATGGTCCCCGTCTCCGCGTACCTGGACCTCGCAGCGGAACCCTGCCGGCTGTACCCGGACCTGAAGGGGTTTTTCAGGGAGGACCCCCTGGCGGTCAACGCCGTCAGCCTCTCGGCGCTGGCTTCCCTCGGCTCCACCCCCCTGGCGGTCAGGGTGGAGGAGATCCGCACCCCCATCATGGTCATCCATTCCGGGCAGGACAACATCTTCCCCGAGGATTACGTGCGGCGGGTGTACGACAGGCTGACCTGCGAGAAGGAGTTCCTCTACCTGCCGGCACGGCCGCACCTGGTGACCATCGATTACGTGGATGAGATCGTCCCCCCCGTGGCGGAGTGGCTGAGGAAGGTCATGGGCTGA
- a CDS encoding MerR family transcriptional regulator, whose product MRGRETMTVEPGLLKIADLERLSGTPRHTIHRYVRQGLLPEPVRTGRTMAYYGPAHLERLRAIREIKGGSRLPLAYLKQVLQARDAGRDTVTGSHAAREEPSPGKGTGEKRRQQIKEAAFRVFLERGFPRARIQDIAAAAGISTGTFYIYYRDKREVFMEVIDELIRNAVQPVEEAVLTGGDIPRRAGEIARFYLENYGYFSGIINQLRGMMAEEEPAARDKFIALHKQLADPIVRGIRAAVAGGFIREVDPELLARAIMGMVEFLAIYLSFEGKHDVSRVVSFITDLLMNGLRVPDGG is encoded by the coding sequence ATGCGCGGGAGGGAAACCATGACCGTCGAGCCCGGATTGCTGAAGATCGCGGACCTGGAGAGGTTGTCGGGCACTCCCCGCCACACCATACACCGGTACGTCCGCCAGGGCCTGCTGCCCGAACCCGTCAGGACCGGCAGGACCATGGCCTACTACGGACCCGCCCACCTCGAGCGCCTGCGGGCCATCCGCGAGATCAAGGGCGGGTCCCGCCTTCCCCTCGCCTACCTGAAGCAGGTCCTGCAGGCGAGGGATGCCGGCCGCGACACGGTGACGGGGAGCCACGCCGCACGCGAGGAGCCGTCGCCGGGAAAGGGCACGGGAGAAAAGCGCAGGCAGCAGATCAAGGAAGCGGCCTTCAGGGTCTTTCTCGAGAGGGGTTTCCCGCGCGCCAGGATCCAGGATATCGCCGCGGCGGCAGGTATCTCCACCGGCACCTTCTATATATACTACCGGGACAAGCGGGAAGTCTTCATGGAGGTCATCGACGAGCTCATCCGCAACGCCGTGCAACCGGTGGAGGAGGCGGTGCTGACGGGCGGCGACATCCCGCGCCGTGCCGGGGAGATCGCCCGCTTCTACCTGGAAAACTACGGGTACTTCTCCGGGATCATCAACCAGCTGCGGGGGATGATGGCCGAGGAGGAGCCCGCGGCCCGGGACAAGTTCATCGCCCTGCACAAGCAGCTGGCGGACCCCATCGTGCGCGGCATCCGCGCGGCCGTCGCGGGCGGCTTCATCCGCGAGGTGGACCCCGAGCTGCTGGCCCGTGCCATCATGGGCATGGTCGAGTTCCTGGCCATCTACCTGTCCTTCGAAGGAAAGCACGACGTCTCCCGGGTCGTCTCCTTCATAACCGACCTTCTCATGAATGGCCTGCGCGTGCCCGACGGCGGCTGA